The genomic segment GCAGGCTTATTCTTCCTCCCGTTGCGGTCGCAGTAGGGACAAATAGTTACAACTGGGGCGAAGATGCCGCAGATACTGATATTGATTTGATTAACAGTGCAAGACTAACACTAAACGCTGCAGCGGCAGGGACTCTGTCAGGAAGTTTGCTTGACAATGACCGTTCTGACATCCCAGGCGCACTTAGAGCAACTGGTGTATGGGATTTTGCAGGACCTGCTCTAACAGGTAGTGTCGGCATTGTAATCAGATATGACGAATTTTTGGCAGCAGATCTTGGCATAACAGAAGCAAACCTGAAGCTCTACCACTATGAAAATAATCAGTGGGTTAACGTTACAGGCTCTGTTGATACCGCTAAAAAACAAATTTCCGGTACAGCCGGTTCATTGGGATTATTCAGTGTTGGTATCCCGATTGATACGCCAATTAACTGTAGTGAAGTTCACAAAATCGGACAGGGTTATCCCGGCGATTTGGACGAGAACTGTGTAGTTAATCTCGACGATCTGGCTATTTTCACTGATCAGTGGTTGATGTCAGATCCGTTTGATCCGATAGCTTCTGATTTGAACAGTGATAAGACGGTTAATATGAAGGATCTCGGTATAATTGCTAATGATTGGCTTAAGGACAACAATCCATAATGGGTGCAATAAGTGATGTGACAAAGTTCAGGGGGCTGTTTGATACAGTCCCCTGACTTTTTTTGAAATCTTAGTAATAATTTAGAGAATAAAGTTTTTGGCAAAGGTGATAATTTTATAAAGGCTGTACGATTGAATTGTTGCATAACATTACACTATTAAAGCAACTTCTTTGAAACGAGATATATAATGAAATTTGACTGGATAAAAGAGGCTAAATTCGCATCTTGGTGGATGACATGGGAAGACCTTGAATGGCCTGACTATGCGATTGAAAAAAAATGGGAAAAGCGCGCAAAGATATTTGCCGAAAATGGCGTTAATGCCGTTGTTATATTCGGATTCCATTTCAGGTGGGATTACCTGCCCATATTGGACCGTGTTATTGAAATACTTGCGAGAATTACAGAAATTTGCCATAACGCAGGCCTTAGAGTAGTTGACCATCACTCCGCGACATTCGTACACCGAGTACGTAACGTAAATGACCGTTGGGAGATTAGAAAGAGAAACAGGCATCATGTTCCATTCTACCCGGATAATTGGCAGGATCTAAACTTTAACGGCTCAAAGCTTTCTGATTGGCAGCAGATATCAGCAAGAGATAATCAACCTGTATATTATGAAGGTTATAATAACGCATGTTTCTGCCCTAACAACCCTGATTACCAAAAGGCATATTTGGAGTTTATCGCAAGGCATCTTGAAAAGATTAAATATGACGCTTTAATGTCAGATGATTTGCAGTTTATGCCGGATATTTATACGTGCAGTTGTGCGCATTGCAGGGAAAAGTTTTATAGTGCTACAAAAATGGAATTGCCGGATCAATCAGAAAAAGATTTTTGGGAAAATCATAAAAACACATACTTTCAACAATGGATTCAACTTCGCTACCAATGGACGGCGGAACATTACAAAAGGCTTCGTGCCTTCTTGCCGGAAAATATTGCGTTGTGGGGATGCGCTTCAAATTGTATAGGGGCAAATTTATCAAGTATGGGGTTTTCACCACCACACTATGCGTTTTACTGGGATGCTATTTTTCATGAAATAAATCACAGCTATCATCCCGTTAAGGATAAAGATATGATCAGGGCCGGCATTTCGGCGTTTGCATCAATTGCCAGGCAGCATAATAAACCATTGATTGCAGTGTTCTATGTTAAAAGGCTGGAGGATATTAAACTATGGACAGGTCTTATAGAACAAAACAATGCGAGGCCTTGGCTGTCCAGGCAAGTCCGAACAGAAGATGCTATCCCGGAAGAAGAGCTTCTTCTTAATGGGCTTTATTTGAATAACGGCGGTTCTCCTTGTAAGATAGCCCCTCTTGTATCGCTTAGATTTTCACAGAAATATCGCGACAGTTTACCTATGCCTTTAGCGGAGCGATATGTCGATGGTTATATGAAAAAATGCAACTCTCTTATTAAGAAGAACTATACTGTAGATGTGATTTTTGATGGATACAAGAAACGTACAAAGACGGAAGAAGAGCTGCGCTCTATAAATTCTTAGTTTACCCCTTGCGTTTCTGTTGTTATTGTTTTGAAAACGTTTTATTTTGTAACTATTTTCAGTTGCAGCAGTATCTGAACCGGAGACGGCATTTTGTCTGCGGTAATTTTTTTAAATAGTATTTCCATCGCCTTAACAGTTCTTTCCATTGATGGGAGTATAATTTTCCCATAAAAGAATGGTGTATCGTCAAGCGAGCTGTCATTTTGTGATAATGTAATAACGGAAAAGTCTTTAGGCAAGTTTAGCTTTTTCAGGCTTATAAGTGTCTCGCAGAAGCTTTCCGCAACGGACTCTGACAGGATTATTGCAGCTGTTGGTGGTTGCTTTTGATGCATTAATGTTTCGCAACTTTGATATCCGTACACTTTGCAGTAGTTTTCGCCGTGCATATACCAGAATTCTGTATTAGTTGCGGTTTCGTACCATAGTGTTTTTGGATTAGTCCCTTTTTCATGGCAAAATTTATTGTAGACATCTCTAAGTTCATCCAATAATCCGGTGAATGTTTGCTTGAAACCTACTAATGCTATGTGCTTATGTCCCTGTGAAGATAGCAGCATAAGAGCTTCTTTTAAAGCTCTCGGCATGTCATAGTCCACCCAGTCGACACCTCCAGTTTCAAATATGCGGTTGGTTGAAACAAAAGGTATGCCTATTTCACGTAATACTGCAATTATTGGTTTTCGCAGTATTGAGTTTGTGAAAATTAATCCGTCCACGGGTAATTGAGCGTAGAAATTTGGTGATGCATCGGCCAATTCAAGGGATGTGCCAATCGTTAATATTCCAAATTTTTGGTTGGCAGCTTCGCTCTCGATTTTTTGGAGCTCCATATCTTCCCCGCGACGGTGCATGAGGCCTACTTCGCCAATGACCCCATATCTGGGACGGTTATGCATGGTGTTAGATATAAAAGCGCCTTTTGTGCCTTGAACTGTAACTCGGCCTTTTTGCGACAAGACTTTTACTGCTCTGGATACCGTAGCGGGTGCAACATTATAATGCTTTCCAAGGGCATGAACGCCAGGAAGTTGTCTTTGCCACTTTTTGGCCTCTATGTCTGATTCAATCAGCTCTGCCAAATCTATGTATTTTCTATTTATCATTGATGTTCCATTAATTTTTGAGAAAATTGTTGTAACTACTGTAAGAATAACATGTTGTGACAAAAAACATAGACTTGCTTCCTTTTAAGAAAACGGCGTTTATATTCTTGTGGCAACAACCGAGAAAGAGCCGATCAGGCCAGGTATGGGCGAAATCCCACAATTTCCTGGTATTGTATTTTTTTTCGATAACGTCTTTATTAAACAAGTACTTACAAAAAATATTTTGCAAACTAAAATTCTTAATTGCATAGCCATCTGTTATTATTCAAGCTATGATTGGACGACAGCAACACCAGTTAGCTAAAATATTCAAAATATCATAAAACAACTTGACATCTGCTATAATACATGCTATACTAAACCAGTCAATAGAAAACAGTTCTTTGTCAAGGAATATACACGTAACATGACTGTTTGCGTTATGATACTGTTGCACATCGCGAACGTCAATCTTTTTGCTTCTTTGGGCTTTATTTTTTGAAAGTAGTTTAAATTATTATATTATTTTGCATTTTATGCAAGGAGCTTGGGAATGATAAATGAAAAACGTTTTAGATTGCCTGGTTTTACACTGGTTGAGCTTCTAGTTGTTATATCTATAATAGCTATGCTCCTGGCGGTTCTAATGCCTGCACTCGGTAAAGCTAAGGCTAGTGCTGTAAGAGTTGTTTGTGCATCAAATATGAAGCAGACGGGGCTTTGTATGTCTATGTATATCAGTGATAATGAATATTTCCCAACTGATTATATGCCGCCAAGAGCGACTGATGCAGGTGATTTGACCCAGGACTACTGGCAGCAGAAGCTTATTAAATACGCTAAAAATGGGAAAGTTTTGAGCGATCCGTATTTTGAGAAGATGGTAAGCTCTGGTAAGACATCTGTAGAAAACATAACCATGGAAAAGCTTTATGGCGCGACGAATGAAAAAGTAAACTGGTATTACTGGTTTTGCTCAGGTTACGCACAGTCATTTGGTTATAACCATCGTGCGTTCGGTTGCGGTGGTTATGCATCCAGTGGTTTTAGGTGTTATTCGAGAACCGGTATGGGTGCTGCGGATATAAAGAAGCCAGTGTTGAAAGTTAAACAGTCTTCGGTACGTAATCCTGCCGGGTTATTTCTTGCTCTTACCAATGTTAGTTCATTTGCTAATTCGCCCTACGTTGGTGATTATAAAGAGCGATACCATCCGAAGGATTTTCGCCATTCCGGCGGTGTAGTTATTCTATATGCAGATGGGCATAGTGGTTGGAAAAAGATTGATTCAAAAGAATTCGAACTTGACAGCAACGGTAATCCAGATTCTTGTTGGGGCGATATAAATCAAATACGATAATACGATGTTTATTTCCAATTAAGTTTGCAACGGCACAAGCGGTAGGGCTATTAAGTGGTGCATTTTTGTGATATGAAATAATCTTACCATACTGTATAATTTCCCAAGAAGTCGGATTGCGCCATTATATGATTGTGGTGATAAAATGTACAGCGCAATCCATAAACTGGTTACTCAAATCTATAGATGGTCAGTTTAAACTGTTTAGTAAATCGCAATAAACATGGAAGGAGTGTTTATGAAAGTTATCTTTAGCTTTGTTTTTTGTTTAGCAGTGGTCTCGGTTTCATTTGCTTCTGTGCGGGTATTGCCAAGAACTTCTCTCAAGCCGGTTATCGATGGCAATCTGAATGATACAATGTGGCTTGATGCCGGGAAACTTCAGCTTTGTAATATCAATTCCAATCACTTAGTAAATAATACAGAGGCGGCTATCGCATTTGATAATGAGAATCTTTATATTTCATTCAAATGTTATGAAAGCCGGATGGATATGATGAAAAAGGCCTGGGATCACGTTGAGGAGCGTGATAATAGTATATGGGCTGATGATTGTGTTGAGATTTTTATTGATCCTTTGGCGAGCAATACGAGGCATTTCTTTCATATTATTATAAATTCATCTTCGGTTATATATGATGCACGGGCCGGCAACATAAGCTGGAATGGCGATATTAATGTGGCGACCAAATACTACAAAGATTATTGGATTGTTGAGTTTTCTATTCCTTTGATAAATTTCGGATATGCGCCTCAAGGCGGAGAGGTATGGACAATAAATCTTTGCAGAGATGAAAAGCCATCAGGCGAGTTTAGTGCTTTAAAGCCTGTTGCTTCTTATACTGACTATACAAAGTTTGAGGAATTTGAGTTTGGGACAGCTTCAAAAGCGGTTGATTTTTCTGTGCAAAGCATAGCGGAGAATGGCAAAAGCAACCTTAAGCTGAAAATTAAAAACAATCAGGCTGAAGACTGCAATATTGGTGTTTTACTAAATATCTTCTGTAAAGGCGATAATGTCTTCAGTGAGAAAAAGCCGCTGGCTATCAAGGCCAATTCAGAGCAAACTTTTGTGATACCCTACAAAAGCGTTGCGGATTTTCAGACTCTCGAATTAAAAGCGTTTGACGGCAATAATGTGATTTACTCTAATCAGTTCAATTTTTATCCGCCTGTGGAAGTTTTAACTACCACCGGCAAAAGTGACAGGGTCTGGAATGTACAGAACCCGCTCTATGAGGAACT from the Planctomycetaceae bacterium genome contains:
- a CDS encoding type II secretion system GspH family protein, which gives rise to MINEKRFRLPGFTLVELLVVISIIAMLLAVLMPALGKAKASAVRVVCASNMKQTGLCMSMYISDNEYFPTDYMPPRATDAGDLTQDYWQQKLIKYAKNGKVLSDPYFEKMVSSGKTSVENITMEKLYGATNEKVNWYYWFCSGYAQSFGYNHRAFGCGGYASSGFRCYSRTGMGAADIKKPVLKVKQSSVRNPAGLFLALTNVSSFANSPYVGDYKERYHPKDFRHSGGVVILYADGHSGWKKIDSKEFELDSNGNPDSCWGDINQIR
- a CDS encoding substrate-binding domain-containing protein, encoding MINRKYIDLAELIESDIEAKKWQRQLPGVHALGKHYNVAPATVSRAVKVLSQKGRVTVQGTKGAFISNTMHNRPRYGVIGEVGLMHRRGEDMELQKIESEAANQKFGILTIGTSLELADASPNFYAQLPVDGLIFTNSILRKPIIAVLREIGIPFVSTNRIFETGGVDWVDYDMPRALKEALMLLSSQGHKHIALVGFKQTFTGLLDELRDVYNKFCHEKGTNPKTLWYETATNTEFWYMHGENYCKVYGYQSCETLMHQKQPPTAAIILSESVAESFCETLISLKKLNLPKDFSVITLSQNDSSLDDTPFFYGKIILPSMERTVKAMEILFKKITADKMPSPVQILLQLKIVTK